A window from Prochlorococcus marinus CUG1435 encodes these proteins:
- a CDS encoding fructose-bisphosphate aldolase class I produces MALNYYKNELKKNAQLLASKGKGILAVDESTKTVGKRLAGIGVENTEDNRKAYRGMLFTTKDLGKYISGAILFEETLYQNHQDGESMVKKLNDLGIIPGIKVDKGLNPLPGAGDVETFCSGLDGLVERAAKYYEQGARFAKWRAVLQITNDGCPSKLSIQENAWGLARYARSVQESGLVPIIEPEILMDGDHTIEKTAEVQEEVIKQVYIACQANGVFLEGTLLKPSMTVNGADCPTKADPMKVAEMTIRTMERCVPASVPGIVFLSGGLSEEAASVYLNNMNTLYRKALWNISFSYGRALQHSCLKAWKGSDIEGGQKALIARAQANSEASKGAYVAGSQPSSDEQLFVAGYTY; encoded by the coding sequence ATGGCTTTAAATTATTACAAAAATGAGCTTAAAAAAAATGCTCAATTATTAGCTTCTAAAGGAAAAGGGATATTAGCAGTAGATGAATCCACTAAAACAGTAGGGAAAAGACTCGCTGGAATTGGTGTTGAGAATACTGAAGACAATAGGAAAGCTTATAGAGGAATGCTTTTTACAACAAAAGATCTTGGGAAATACATAAGTGGAGCAATCCTCTTCGAAGAAACTCTTTATCAGAATCACCAAGATGGTGAGTCAATGGTTAAAAAACTAAATGATTTAGGTATTATTCCAGGTATAAAGGTCGATAAAGGTCTAAATCCACTCCCGGGAGCAGGAGATGTAGAAACTTTTTGTTCTGGCCTGGATGGGTTAGTTGAAAGAGCAGCAAAATATTATGAACAAGGCGCAAGATTTGCAAAGTGGAGAGCAGTTCTGCAGATTACAAATGATGGTTGTCCTTCAAAACTATCAATTCAAGAGAATGCTTGGGGATTAGCGAGGTATGCAAGATCAGTTCAAGAATCTGGTTTAGTGCCAATTATTGAACCTGAAATCTTAATGGACGGTGATCATACTATTGAAAAAACTGCTGAAGTCCAAGAAGAAGTAATAAAGCAGGTTTATATTGCCTGTCAAGCAAATGGAGTTTTTCTAGAAGGAACTCTATTAAAACCATCTATGACTGTTAATGGAGCAGATTGTCCAACAAAGGCTGATCCTATGAAAGTTGCTGAAATGACAATCAGAACTATGGAAAGATGCGTTCCTGCATCTGTTCCTGGAATAGTTTTCTTATCAGGAGGGTTAAGCGAAGAAGCTGCTTCTGTTTACTTAAATAATATGAACACTCTTTACAGGAAAGCTTTATGGAATATTTCGTTCTCCTATGGAAGAGCATTACAGCACTCATGCTTAAAAGCCTGGAAAGGAAGCGATATTGAAGGTGGTCAAAAAGCATTAATAGCAAGAGCTCAAGCAAACTCTGAAGCTTCAAAAGGTGCCTATGTAGCTGGATCTCAACCTTCATCTGATGAGCAATTGTTTGTAGCAGGCTACACTTATTAA
- a CDS encoding Gfo/Idh/MocA family oxidoreductase → MNTKNKLKIALAGVGFGKKVHLEALKESDYLTPVAIYHYEKRQKSILEEETGLKFFHDWEDLIKSPEIDGIIIATPPESRFKLAKKALENNKNLLLEKPVSISSSEIEELHRISLINNLSVCVDFEYRAVPLFLQTKKLIDGNILGDIYLVKLDWLMGSRSDPKRAWNWYSVEEKGGGVIGALGTHAFDMLNWFFGESINVSGKLATSIKKRPLPNSSDLNDVTSEDVCLANIEISNYSSNLIPCQVSLSSISKNGRGFSLEIYGSEGSLILKSENQKDYVHGFNLKYSNKENKIQNLTADASFNFEKTWTDGRIAPVLRIQNLWAESILNKTPIIPGLCEGLASHKVCEAIRESSKSGLRIKI, encoded by the coding sequence ATGAATACTAAAAATAAATTAAAAATAGCACTCGCAGGAGTAGGGTTTGGTAAAAAAGTTCATTTAGAGGCATTAAAAGAGTCGGATTATTTAACTCCTGTAGCTATTTATCATTACGAGAAAAGGCAAAAATCGATATTAGAAGAAGAAACGGGTTTAAAATTTTTTCATGATTGGGAAGACTTAATTAAATCTCCAGAAATTGATGGAATTATAATCGCTACCCCTCCTGAATCAAGATTTAAATTAGCAAAAAAGGCACTTGAGAATAATAAAAATTTATTACTAGAAAAACCCGTTTCAATATCCTCCTCTGAAATTGAAGAGCTTCATAGAATATCTTTAATTAATAACTTAAGCGTATGTGTTGATTTCGAATATAGAGCAGTACCCCTTTTTCTTCAGACAAAAAAACTTATTGATGGAAATATTTTAGGAGATATATATTTAGTCAAATTGGATTGGTTAATGGGCAGTAGGTCCGATCCTAAAAGAGCCTGGAATTGGTATTCCGTGGAAGAGAAAGGAGGAGGAGTTATTGGTGCCTTAGGTACTCACGCATTCGACATGTTGAATTGGTTTTTTGGAGAATCAATAAATGTATCTGGTAAGTTAGCAACATCAATAAAAAAAAGACCTTTACCTAATTCATCTGATTTAAATGATGTTACTAGCGAGGATGTTTGTCTCGCTAATATAGAAATATCAAACTACAGCTCCAATCTAATTCCATGTCAGGTTTCTTTATCATCGATTTCTAAAAACGGTAGAGGATTTAGTTTAGAAATATATGGAAGCGAAGGCTCACTTATTCTCAAAAGCGAGAACCAAAAAGATTACGTACATGGCTTTAATTTGAAATATTCAAACAAAGAAAATAAAATACAAAATCTAACTGCAGACGCAAGTTTTAATTTTGAAAAAACATGGACTGATGGGAGGATAGCTCCAGTTTTGAGAATTCAAAATTTATGGGCTGAGAGTATCTTAAATAAAACACCCATTATTCCAGGCTTATGCGAGGGACTTGCCAGTCATAAAGTTTGCGAAGCCATAAGAGAATCATCGAAAAGTGGATTAAGGATTAAAATTTAA
- a CDS encoding acetyl-CoA carboxylase carboxyltransferase subunit beta, producing MSLIDWFAARRKDQFVGKVSQDTDEGDGLWVKCSECSQVAYRKDLISNFNVCSNCGHHNRINSDERINIIADKNSFEEFDSSLSPTDPLGFKDRRSYADRIKESQAGTGLRDGVVTGICSVNSMPLALAVMDFRFMGGSMGSVVGEKITRIIERATLENFPILIVCASGGARMQEGMLSLMQMAKISGALKKHKEKNLLYMPLLTHPTTGGVTASFAMLGDLILAEPKALIGFAGRRVIEQTLREKLPDNFQTAEYLLEHGFVDVIVKRKDLKDTLTKILKIHGVKELSKANI from the coding sequence GTGTCATTAATCGACTGGTTTGCCGCAAGGCGTAAAGATCAATTTGTTGGAAAAGTTTCGCAAGATACTGATGAGGGAGATGGTTTGTGGGTTAAATGTTCAGAATGTTCGCAAGTAGCCTATAGAAAAGACCTAATTTCAAATTTCAATGTTTGTAGCAATTGTGGACACCACAATAGGATTAATAGCGATGAAAGGATAAATATAATTGCTGACAAAAATTCATTCGAAGAGTTTGATAGTTCACTAAGTCCCACAGATCCTTTAGGTTTTAAAGATAGAAGATCATATGCTGATCGTATTAAAGAAAGTCAAGCAGGTACAGGTTTAAGAGACGGAGTCGTAACAGGTATTTGTTCTGTAAATTCAATGCCTTTAGCATTAGCTGTTATGGATTTTAGATTTATGGGAGGATCCATGGGTTCAGTAGTTGGTGAAAAAATTACAAGGATAATTGAGAGAGCAACTTTAGAAAATTTTCCAATCCTTATTGTTTGCGCATCAGGAGGAGCCAGGATGCAAGAAGGCATGTTAAGTCTCATGCAAATGGCAAAAATATCTGGAGCATTAAAAAAACATAAAGAAAAAAATCTACTATATATGCCGTTATTAACTCATCCAACCACTGGGGGGGTAACAGCAAGCTTTGCAATGTTAGGTGATTTAATTTTGGCAGAACCTAAAGCTCTTATTGGATTTGCTGGAAGAAGGGTTATAGAACAAACATTAAGAGAAAAATTACCCGATAATTTTCAAACAGCTGAATATCTACTTGAGCATGGTTTTGTTGATGTAATAGTTAAAAGGAAAGATCTGAAGGATACTCTGACTAAAATTCTAAAAATTCATGGTGTTAAAGAACTTTCAAAAGCAAATATATAA
- a CDS encoding phosphoribulokinase produces MSKRHPVVAVTGSSGAGTSTVKRAFEHIFAREDIVPAVVEGDSYHRFERMPMKKAMAEALSKGENFSHFGPEANLFDKLEELFKIYGETGGGKKRYYLHSLEEAEEHNTRLGTSLEPGQFTPWEDIPEGTDVLFYEGLHGGVEGDGYDVASYADLLVGVVPITNLEWIQKIHRDNAERGYSAETIVDTILRRMPDYINHICPQFSKTDINFQRIPTIDTSNPFICRNIPTPDESFVIIHFRKGAREKWGIDFQYLLGMINDSFMSSPTSIVVNGGKMGFAMELILTPIIHKMIEEKNK; encoded by the coding sequence ATGTCAAAACGTCATCCAGTAGTCGCTGTAACAGGATCTTCAGGAGCAGGAACAAGTACAGTAAAAAGAGCCTTTGAGCATATTTTTGCCAGAGAAGATATTGTTCCCGCAGTTGTAGAAGGTGATAGTTACCACAGGTTTGAAAGAATGCCTATGAAAAAAGCTATGGCAGAGGCTCTTTCAAAAGGTGAAAATTTTTCTCACTTTGGTCCAGAGGCTAATCTTTTTGACAAGCTAGAAGAACTTTTTAAAATCTATGGTGAAACTGGAGGAGGAAAGAAAAGATATTATCTACATAGTCTTGAAGAAGCAGAAGAGCATAATACAAGACTTGGGACATCCTTAGAACCTGGGCAATTTACTCCTTGGGAAGATATTCCTGAGGGAACAGACGTACTTTTTTATGAAGGTTTGCATGGAGGAGTAGAAGGTGATGGCTACGATGTGGCATCTTATGCTGATTTACTTGTTGGTGTTGTCCCGATTACAAATTTAGAGTGGATTCAAAAAATCCATAGAGATAATGCAGAAAGAGGTTACTCAGCAGAAACAATTGTGGATACTATATTGAGAAGAATGCCTGATTATATAAATCACATTTGTCCACAATTCAGCAAAACCGATATTAACTTCCAAAGAATTCCCACAATTGACACTTCCAATCCCTTCATTTGCAGAAATATCCCAACTCCTGATGAAAGTTTTGTAATCATACATTTCAGGAAAGGGGCGAGAGAAAAATGGGGGATTGATTTTCAATACTTGCTTGGCATGATTAACGATTCATTTATGTCAAGTCCAACAAGTATCGTTGTAAATGGTGGAAAAATGGGGTTCGCAATGGAACTAATTCTTACTCCAATAATTCATAAAATGATTGAGGAGAAAAATAAATAA
- the leuB gene encoding 3-isopropylmalate dehydrogenase yields the protein MKKYKIVLLSGDGIGPEISEVSKKVLKKLSKNHNFEIEIIEKLFGGIAFEKHGTPAPDETLDQCKKSDAVLLACVGDIKYDSLEREFRPESGLLKLRSALNLFANIRPVKIRKSLLDASTLKKEIVENVDLIVVRELIGGIYFGKPRGHITNTKIPKAFNTMVYDSAEIERITEIAIKIANQRNKKICSVDKSNVLEVSQLWRDTVLNITSKDKNISLSNMYVDNAAMQLVRDPSQFDVILTSNLFGDILSDLAAMLTGSIGMLPSASLNNNGPGVFEPVHGSAPDIAGKNIANPIAMLLSASMMLKIGLKEEKAAENLETAIDKVLSNGFRTADLADESSEVLSCSEIGDKIIEEI from the coding sequence ATGAAGAAATATAAGATTGTTCTATTGTCAGGTGATGGAATTGGACCAGAGATATCAGAAGTTTCAAAAAAAGTTTTAAAAAAGCTTTCAAAAAATCATAATTTTGAGATTGAGATAATTGAAAAATTATTTGGGGGGATAGCTTTTGAAAAACATGGGACTCCTGCTCCAGATGAGACACTAGATCAATGCAAAAAAAGTGATGCTGTACTTTTAGCATGTGTTGGAGATATTAAATATGACTCTCTTGAAAGAGAATTTAGACCAGAAAGTGGATTATTAAAGTTAAGATCTGCTCTAAACCTTTTCGCAAATATAAGGCCTGTCAAAATAAGAAAATCTCTATTAGATGCAAGTACGTTAAAAAAAGAAATCGTTGAGAATGTAGATCTTATTGTTGTAAGAGAATTAATAGGGGGTATTTATTTTGGAAAACCAAGAGGCCATATAACAAATACAAAAATCCCAAAAGCTTTCAATACGATGGTTTATGATTCGGCCGAAATAGAGAGAATAACAGAAATTGCAATAAAAATTGCTAACCAAAGAAATAAAAAAATATGTTCTGTTGATAAATCAAACGTTCTTGAGGTTAGTCAATTGTGGAGAGATACAGTTTTAAATATCACCTCAAAAGATAAAAATATATCTCTCAGCAATATGTACGTTGATAATGCAGCAATGCAGTTAGTTAGAGATCCTAGTCAATTTGATGTGATTTTAACTAGTAATTTATTTGGTGATATTTTAAGCGATTTAGCTGCAATGTTAACTGGCTCTATTGGTATGCTTCCATCTGCTTCTCTAAACAACAATGGTCCAGGAGTTTTTGAACCTGTTCATGGATCAGCTCCTGATATAGCCGGTAAAAATATTGCAAATCCTATTGCAATGCTTTTATCTGCTTCCATGATGTTAAAAATTGGATTAAAAGAAGAAAAAGCGGCAGAAAATTTAGAAACTGCTATTGATAAAGTATTATCAAACGGATTTAGAACAGCCGATTTAGCTGATGAGTCTTCTGAAGTTTTATCTTGTAGTGAAATCGGAGATAAAATAATAGAAGAAATATAA
- the lpxD gene encoding UDP-3-O-(3-hydroxymyristoyl)glucosamine N-acyltransferase: MLLSDLVDLIKKGNSNFISANIFEDLHIDNAASFDAAVNHQISFLEENNILKEKLDQTKASAIITSNNDEIVSTLKKLNISNIIVKNPRIAFAEVLNCLYKTINFKPGIHDSAVIDKTAIIGADCHIGPNVFIGANTVIGDNNHILPGTSILGNVRIGDNNIIHPNCVIYENTTLKNNCVINSNSVIGSEGFGFIPKDGKWIKMPQKGGVKIMSFVEIGTNCCIDRPAVGFTFIDVGTKLDNLVQIGHGVKIGKNCAFAAQVGIAGGANIGDGVILAGQVGVNNRVKVGNNVIASSKCGIHCDIEDGKVISGFPAMGNKSWLRSSSIFKKLPELAKKLRQLDKQ, from the coding sequence ATGCTTTTAAGTGATTTAGTTGATCTAATAAAAAAAGGAAATTCAAATTTTATTAGTGCCAATATTTTTGAAGATTTACATATAGATAATGCTGCCTCATTTGATGCTGCAGTTAACCATCAAATATCTTTTTTAGAAGAAAATAATATTCTCAAAGAAAAATTAGATCAAACTAAAGCATCAGCAATAATAACTTCTAACAACGATGAAATCGTTAGTACCCTTAAGAAACTCAACATATCAAACATAATCGTTAAAAATCCAAGAATTGCATTTGCAGAAGTATTGAATTGTTTATATAAAACTATTAATTTCAAACCAGGAATTCACGATTCAGCAGTTATTGATAAAACAGCAATAATTGGAGCAGATTGCCATATTGGACCAAATGTCTTTATTGGAGCAAATACTGTAATTGGTGACAATAATCATATTCTTCCTGGCACATCAATTTTAGGCAATGTCCGAATAGGAGATAATAATATAATTCATCCAAATTGTGTTATTTACGAAAACACCACTTTAAAAAATAATTGTGTAATTAATTCAAATTCTGTTATTGGATCAGAGGGATTTGGTTTTATTCCTAAAGATGGTAAATGGATAAAAATGCCTCAAAAAGGTGGTGTTAAAATAATGAGTTTTGTAGAAATTGGAACGAATTGTTGTATTGATAGGCCCGCAGTAGGATTTACTTTTATTGATGTAGGAACAAAGTTGGATAATTTAGTACAAATAGGTCATGGGGTTAAGATTGGTAAGAATTGCGCATTTGCAGCTCAAGTTGGTATCGCTGGAGGAGCAAATATTGGAGATGGTGTTATCTTGGCAGGGCAAGTAGGAGTTAATAATAGAGTTAAAGTTGGGAATAATGTCATAGCCAGTTCAAAATGCGGGATCCATTGTGACATAGAAGATGGCAAGGTAATTAGTGGTTTCCCAGCGATGGGAAATAAATCATGGCTAAGGAGTTCAAGTATTTTTAAAAAATTACCAGAATTAGCAAAAAAACTTAGACAATTAGACAAGCAATAA
- the proB gene encoding glutamate 5-kinase, producing MKTWVIKIGTSILRGTEETSTEEVIETLCRSFTNFLSNGNKLILVTSGAVGLGCRKLNIKTRPNDLSTLQATAAVGQVNLMSLYDKVFNKLGHNIAQILITKADFNSRESFNNASKTLKKLIDLNVIPIVNENDTVANEELKYGDNDTLSALVALAINANKLILLTDIENLYSKDPRNSKDAHPIKEVHNSELKEIKDKNIQNSNNEWGTGGISTKLISAEIATKGGVEVQLVDGTNKKNLIEIFYDNKIGTLFYPVEKPIGNKKSWLSHAIQTVGKITLDDGASFAIKKKGASVLAVGVNNVEGNFTVNQAVKIVNTNDKEVAKGLVSISSDKLRSILNNKENNNSSIIVVHRNVLALS from the coding sequence ATGAAAACTTGGGTTATAAAAATTGGGACTAGTATTTTAAGAGGAACAGAGGAAACATCTACTGAAGAAGTTATTGAAACTCTTTGTAGATCCTTTACAAATTTTCTCTCAAATGGAAATAAATTAATTTTAGTAACGAGTGGAGCCGTTGGATTAGGTTGCCGAAAATTAAATATTAAAACCAGACCAAATGATTTAAGTACCCTTCAAGCTACAGCTGCAGTAGGTCAAGTTAATTTAATGTCTTTATACGATAAAGTATTTAATAAATTAGGTCACAATATTGCTCAAATTTTGATCACGAAAGCTGATTTCAATTCACGAGAATCCTTCAATAACGCTTCAAAAACTTTAAAAAAATTAATCGATTTAAATGTTATTCCGATAGTAAATGAGAATGATACTGTAGCAAATGAAGAGCTTAAATATGGAGATAATGATACCCTCTCTGCCTTAGTTGCCTTAGCTATAAACGCTAACAAGCTTATTTTACTAACCGATATTGAAAATCTGTACTCAAAAGATCCGCGTAATAGTAAAGATGCTCACCCTATTAAAGAAGTTCATAATAGTGAATTAAAAGAGATTAAAGATAAAAATATTCAAAACTCAAATAATGAATGGGGAACAGGAGGAATTTCTACAAAACTAATATCTGCAGAAATAGCCACAAAAGGAGGAGTTGAAGTTCAACTAGTTGATGGAACTAATAAAAAAAACTTAATTGAAATTTTTTATGATAATAAAATTGGAACTTTATTTTATCCAGTGGAAAAGCCTATAGGAAACAAAAAAAGTTGGCTTTCACATGCAATTCAAACAGTAGGGAAAATCACTTTAGATGATGGAGCTTCTTTTGCAATTAAAAAAAAAGGTGCCTCAGTTTTAGCGGTTGGTGTTAATAATGTAGAGGGAAACTTTACGGTTAATCAGGCAGTTAAAATCGTAAATACAAATGATAAAGAAGTTGCAAAAGGTTTAGTATCAATAAGTAGCGACAAATTAAGAAGTATCTTGAATAATAAAGAAAATAACAACTCCTCGATAATTGTCGTGCACAGGAATGTTCTTGCTCTCTCCTAG
- a CDS encoding YqeG family HAD IIIA-type phosphatase, which produces MRSILKVNWDSNLPIYAISQSELQKKEIHSLLLDVDGTLVNRKSNIIPRDVKNWIRESKKLFSLYLISNNPSKKRIAKIAKELNLKYKYKASKPRKKVTLSAIKEIGSKPKNIAIIGDRIFTDIAVGNRCNIKTILVKKLKKDGLPIKVNLTLTIEKLISHFIK; this is translated from the coding sequence ATGAGATCTATCCTAAAAGTCAATTGGGATTCAAATTTGCCAATATATGCGATTTCTCAATCTGAGTTACAAAAAAAAGAAATTCATTCTTTATTACTAGATGTGGATGGAACTCTAGTAAATAGAAAATCAAATATAATCCCAAGAGATGTAAAAAATTGGATCAGAGAATCTAAAAAACTTTTCTCCTTATATTTAATAAGTAATAATCCATCAAAAAAAAGAATCGCGAAAATAGCGAAAGAATTAAATTTAAAATATAAATACAAAGCATCAAAACCAAGAAAAAAAGTAACTTTGTCTGCTATCAAAGAAATTGGCAGCAAGCCAAAAAATATAGCAATTATTGGCGACAGGATTTTTACAGATATTGCTGTTGGGAATAGATGTAATATAAAAACAATATTAGTTAAGAAATTAAAGAAAGATGGATTGCCTATAAAAGTTAATTTAACTTTAACAATAGAAAAATTAATTTCTCATTTTATCAAATGA
- a CDS encoding DUF3727 domain-containing protein — MKENNSNDNHNAQSLILNDSNGNELFCYLEQLVSVEGQEYALLTPVDTPVSLFKINEKDEPELIEKIDKNEQILKNAEAVLQEHDLRLIRSAVTLTVSGELEEPIYDELEEDYVDDDSESYELLVNFNLFDQEYGLYIPLDPFFIVGKLKEKGALLVEDDEFDKIQPLIETEIEKNSR, encoded by the coding sequence ATGAAAGAAAACAACTCAAATGATAATCATAATGCCCAGTCACTAATATTAAATGACTCAAATGGAAACGAGCTATTTTGTTATCTTGAACAATTAGTAAGTGTTGAAGGACAAGAATATGCTTTATTAACACCAGTTGATACTCCAGTAAGTCTTTTCAAGATTAATGAAAAAGATGAACCTGAACTAATTGAGAAAATAGATAAAAATGAACAAATACTAAAAAATGCTGAGGCAGTCCTTCAAGAACATGATTTAAGACTTATCAGATCAGCAGTAACATTAACGGTATCAGGTGAACTTGAAGAACCAATTTACGATGAATTAGAAGAAGATTACGTCGATGATGATAGTGAGAGTTATGAATTGCTTGTTAACTTTAATCTTTTCGACCAAGAATATGGCTTATATATTCCACTAGATCCTTTCTTCATTGTGGGTAAATTAAAAGAAAAAGGTGCCTTATTAGTGGAAGATGATGAGTTCGATAAAATTCAACCATTGATTGAAACTGAGATTGAAAAAAATAGTAGATAA
- the ruvX gene encoding Holliday junction resolvase RuvX: MKFCKPKPRSILSLDVGTKRIGLAYCDPLCITSNILPAVKRFKNNQELKIIRNHINEFNLCGFIVGLPLDAEGKMTPQAIDCKNYGQLLSNELNLPFSYVNEHSSTWESSNRFGIKKDKSGLIDSFSARIILEQWIEEGPELEELAGNRKIKY, encoded by the coding sequence GTGAAATTTTGCAAACCCAAACCTAGGTCAATTTTGAGTTTAGATGTAGGCACCAAAAGAATAGGATTGGCTTATTGTGATCCCCTATGCATAACATCAAACATTCTTCCAGCAGTAAAAAGGTTTAAAAATAATCAAGAGCTTAAAATTATTAGAAATCATATAAATGAATTTAATTTGTGTGGTTTTATTGTTGGTCTTCCACTTGATGCAGAAGGTAAAATGACCCCTCAAGCTATTGACTGTAAAAATTACGGTCAGTTACTTTCAAATGAATTAAATCTTCCATTTTCTTACGTCAACGAACATAGTTCAACTTGGGAATCTTCAAATAGATTTGGAATTAAAAAAGATAAATCAGGATTGATTGATAGTTTTTCAGCGAGAATAATACTTGAACAATGGATCGAAGAAGGTCCTGAATTAGAAGAATTAGCTGGAAATCGTAAGATAAAATATTAG